The Planctomycetota bacterium genomic sequence TCGACCTCTTCGAGCGCGAGCAGCACCGAGCGTTCGTAGGCGAGGAGCGCCTGCTCGGAGCGGGCGTCGGCCGCGGCGATGCGCTGGCGGATCTCGCGACGGTCAAACACGCGCCAGCGCACGCTGGGGCCGATGGACCAGAAGCGGCTGGAGGAATCAAAGAGCGTGGCGAGGTCGGCGCTCTCGACCCCGCCCGCGCCGGTGAGCGAGAAGGACGGGTACAACGCCGCGGTCTCCACGCCGACGCGCGAGACCGACGCGGCGAGCTGGCGTTCGGCCTGGCGGATGTCCGGGCGCCGGCGGAGCAGATCGGAGGGCAGCCCGACGGGCACGCTGGCCGGGGGCGTGGGGATGGCGGCGGGGGCGCGGAGTTCGTCGAGCAGCGCGTCGGGAGATTGGCCGAGCAGGACGCCCAGGCGGAACGTGGCGCGGCGGATCTCGGCGCGGATGGGCGGGAGTTGTCCCTGGCGGTTTGCGAGCTGCGCGCGGGCCTGCTCGGTCTCGATGTCGGGGGCGATGCCCGCGCGGGCGCGCGAGGCGGTGAGGTCGAGGGTCTCGCTCTGCGCGACGACCGCCCGCTCGCCGACCTCCAGGCGCTGCTGCAGCGAGCGGAGCTCGACGTACGTGCGCGCGACCTCGGATGTGAGGGTGACGAGCACGTCGCGCCGGGCTTCTTCGGTGGCCTCGAGGTCGCGGTCGAGGGCCTCGATGGCGCGCCGGCGCCCGCCGAAGATGTCCAGTTCCCACGAGACATCCAGGCCGGCCCGCCAGAGGCTGTTGGGCTCGTCGCTGCCGAAGGCGTTGGCGATGGTGCCGCTGCGCTGGCTGCGGGAGAACCCGCCCGCGGCGTCGACGCTGGGCAGGAGGGTGGAGTCGGCGGCGCCGCGCAGCGCGCGGGCCTCGCGCACGCGGGCGGCGGCGATGCGGACGTCGTGGTTGCCGGCGACCGCGCGCGCGATGAGCCGGTCAAGCACGGGATCGTCGAAGACCCGCCACCAGGTGGCGATCGCGGTGTCGCGCCCGCTGGTGGCGACGCCCTCGTCGGGCGCGA encodes the following:
- a CDS encoding efflux transporter outer membrane subunit, which translates into the protein MTRALLALSLASLAGACAPVGPNYERPAVRTPASFASLAPDEGVATSGRDTAIATWWRVFDDPVLDRLIARAVAGNHDVRIAAARVREARALRGAADSTLLPSVDAAGGFSRSQRSGTIANAFGSDEPNSLWRAGLDVSWELDIFGGRRRAIEALDRDLEATEEARRDVLVTLTSEVARTYVELRSLQQRLEVGERAVVAQSETLDLTASRARAGIAPDIETEQARAQLANRQGQLPPIRAEIRRATFRLGVLLGQSPDALLDELRAPAAIPTPPASVPVGLPSDLLRRRPDIRQAERQLAASVSRVGVETAALYPSFSLTGAGGVESADLATLFDSSSRFWSIGPSVRWRVFDRREIRQRIAAADARSEQALLAYERSVLLALEEVEASLTDLAQQQDRRRFLAQAVDAGRRAVDLSTQRYQSGVGDFLSVLVNQRDLYDAEDQLVQSELGVTRSLVLVYKALGGGWEDDPNTSAGQTTPSDADAPPQDPAAAPPADESSRSTTSPS